A DNA window from Mus pahari chromosome 13, PAHARI_EIJ_v1.1, whole genome shotgun sequence contains the following coding sequences:
- the Tlr1 gene encoding toll-like receptor 1 yields the protein MTKPNSLIFYCIIVLGLTFMKIQLSEESELIIKRPNANLTRVPKDLPLQTTTVDLSQNNISELQTYDILSLSKLRVLIMSYNRLQYLNISVFKFNTELEYLDLSHNELRVISCHPTVSLKHLDLSFNAFDAMPICKEFGNMSQLQFLGLSGSRVQSSSVQLVAHLNISKVLLVLGDAYGEKEDPESLQHISTETLHIVFPSKREFRFLLDVSVSTTVCLELSNIKCVLEDQGCSYFLRALSKLRKNPKLSNLTLNNVETTWNSFINIFQIVWHTPVKYFSISNVKLQGQLAFRMFSYSDTSMKALSIHQVVSDVFSFPQSYIYSIFANMNIQNFTMSGTHMVHMLCPSQVSPFLYVDFTDNLLTDMVFKDCRNLVRLKTLSLQKNQLKNLENIILMSAKMTSLQKLDISRNSLRYRERGIPCSWTQSLLVLNLSSNMLTDSVFRCLPPKVKVLDLHNNRIMSIPKDVTRLQALQELNVASNSLTDLPGCGTFSSLSVLLIDHNSVSHPSEDFFQSCQNISSLTAGYNPFRCTCELRDFVKNIGRVAREVVEGWPDSYRCDYPDSSKGTALQDFHLSPLSCNTVLLTVTIGATMLLLAATGAFLCLYFDLPWYVRMLCQWTQTRHRGRNIPLEELQRNLQFHAFVSYSGHDSAWVKNELLPNLEKNDIRVCLHERNFVPGKSIVENIIHFIEKSYKSIFVLSPHFIQSEWCHYELYFAHHNLFHEGSDNLILILLEPIPQYSIPTNYHKLKTLMARKTYLEWPTEKNKHGLFWANLRASINVKLVNQ from the coding sequence ATGACTAAACCAAATTCCCTCATCTTCTATTGTATCATTGTTTTAGGACTGACATTTATGAAaatccaattatctgaggaaagTGAGCTTATCATAAAGAGGCCAAATGCAAACCTTACCAGAGTGCCCAAGGACCTACCCTTGCAAACAACTACTGTAGATCTATCACAAAACAATATATCTGAGCTTCAGACTTATGACATCCTCTCACTGTCCAAGCTGAGGGTCCTGATAATGTCCTACAACAGACTCCAGTATCTTAATATCAGTGTTTTCAAATTCAACACAGAGCTGGAATATTTGGATTTGTCCCACAACGAGCTAAGGGTGATCTCGTGCCACCCAACAGTCAGCCTCAAGCATTTGGACCTCTCCTTTAATGCCTTTGATGCCATGCCCATATGCAAAGAATTTGGCAACATGTCCCAACTACAGTTCCTGGGACTGAGCGGTTCCCGGGTACAAAGTTCAAGTGTGCAGTTGGttgctcatttgaacatcagtaAGGTTTTGCTGGTGTTAGGAGATGCTTATGGGGAAAAAGAAGACCCTGAGTCTCTTCAGCACATCAGCACTGAGACTCTTCATATTGTTTTCCCATCGAAAAGAGAATTCCGTTTTCTTCTGGATGTGTCCGTCAGCACTACGGTCTGTTTGGAACTGTCTAACATCAAGTGTGTGCTTGAAGACCAGGGCTGCTCTTATTTCTTACGTGCTTTGTCAAAGCTCAGAAAGAATCCGAAGCTCTCAAATCTTACCCTGAACAATGTGGAAACAACGTGGAATTCCTTCATTAATATCTTCCAGATAGTCTGGCATACGCCGGTCAAGTATTTCTCAATTTCAAATGTGAAGCTACAAGGTCAACTTGCCTTCAGGATGTTCAGCTATTCTGACACTTCTATGAAGGCTTTGTCGATACATCAAGTGGTCAGTGATGTCTTCAGCTTCCCCCAAAGTTACATATACAGTATCTTTGCCAATATGAACATCCAAAACTTTACAATGTCTGGAACACACATGGTCCACATGCTTTGCCCGTCCCAAGTTAGCCCATTTCTGTATGTGGACTTTACAGATAACCTTTTAACAGACATGGTTTTTAAAGACTGTAGAAACTTAGTTAGATTGAAAACACTTAGTTTACAAAAGAATCAGTTAAAAAACCTTGAGAATATAATTCTTATGTCTGCGAAGATGACATCCCTACAAAAGTTAGACATTAGCCGGAATTCTCTAAGGTACAGGGAGCGGGGAATCCCATGCTCCTGGACCCAGAGTTTGTTAGTTTTAAATTTGTCTTCAAATATGCTTACAGACTCTGTCTTCAGATGCTTACCTCCCAAGGTCAAAGTCCTTGACCTTCACAACAACAGGATAATGAGCATCCCGAAAGATGTCACCCGCCTGCAGGCTTTGCAGGAACTCAATGTAGCATCCAACTCTCTAACTGACCTTCCTGGATGCGGGACCTTCAGCAGCCTTTCTGTGCTGCTCATCGACCATAACTCAGTTTCCCATCCCTCCGAGGATTTCTTCCAGAGCTGTCAGAATATTAGCTCCCTAACAGCGGGGTACAACCCATTCCGATGCACGTGTGAGCTGAGGGACTTTGTCAAGAACATAGGCCGGGTAGCAAGAGAAGTGGTGGAGGGTTGGCCTGACTCTTACAGGTGTGACTACCCAGACAGCTCTAAGGGAACAGCGCTGCAGGACTTCCACCTGTCTCCGCTGTCCTGCAATACCGTTCTGCTGACTGTCACCATCGGGGCCACTatgctgctgctggctgccacTGGGGCTTTCCTCTGTCTCTACTTTGACCTGCCCTGGTATGTGAGGATGCTGTGCCAGTGGACACAGACCAGGCACAGGGGCAGGAACATCCCCTTAGAGGAACTCCAGAGGAACCTCCAGTTCCATGCTTTTGTCTCATACAGTGGGCATGATTCTGCTTGGGTGAAGAACGAATTACTACCCAACCTAGAGAAAAATGACATCCGGGTTTGCCTCCACGAGAGGAACTTTGTCCCTGGCAAGAGCATTGTGGAGAACATCATCCATTTCATTGAGAAGAGTTACAAGTCCATCTTCGTGCTGTCTCCCCACTTCATCCAGAGCGAGTGGTGCCATTATGAACTCTACTTTGCCCATCACAATCTCTTCCACGAAGGCTCTGATAACTTAATCCTGATCTTGCTGGAACCCATTCCCCAGTACTCCATCCCTACCAATTACCACAAGCTCAAAACTCTCATGGCACGAAAGACCTATCTCGAATGGCCCACAGAGAAGAACAAACATGGACTGTTTTGGGCAAACCTAAGAGCATCCATTAATGTTAAGCTGGTTAACCAGTAG